A genomic stretch from Actinomycetota bacterium includes:
- the murF gene encoding UDP-N-acetylmuramoyl-tripeptide--D-alanyl-D-alanine ligase produces MIPMHADEIARAAGAVLLPEGGRPARPISRVSTDTRTLERGALFIALKGERFDAHDYLDRALEKGAAALLVARISPEFLRMARERGAAVLRARGTVAAMTRLAAWQRGLSTARVVAVTGSTGKTLSKDFMASVLARAGRTVSSQGSFNNEIGVPLTLLSLRKDTSFLVLEMGSRGKGHIAELCAFARPEVGVVTNIGWTHMQFFRTRDNLARAKGELLQSLPRRGRAVINADDEYAKFLRGLSPCPVVTFGYSRAADLRAEDVLVDKYGKVVFTLRSKGGGVKKIAVPLPGRHNVENALAAAAVGKIMGVDMESIAEGIAMADTTAWRMEMIRKPEEITIINDAYNANPVSMRSALMALGEISRQKRAIAVLGDMGELGPVSEKAHQEVGKQAVDYGTDILITVGRKSRKTAQAAREKGLPRGSVFTTDGVDKAAEILRAIIEPGDVVLIKGSRFLGLERLVDLVA; encoded by the coding sequence ATGATCCCCATGCACGCGGACGAGATAGCGCGCGCGGCCGGAGCCGTGCTGCTGCCGGAGGGTGGAAGGCCGGCACGGCCCATATCCCGGGTGAGCACCGACACGCGCACCCTGGAGAGGGGGGCCCTGTTCATAGCCCTGAAGGGAGAGCGCTTCGACGCCCACGACTACCTGGACAGGGCCCTGGAGAAGGGGGCGGCGGCGCTGCTGGTCGCGCGCATATCCCCCGAGTTCCTGCGCATGGCGCGCGAGCGGGGGGCGGCGGTGCTGCGCGCACGCGGAACCGTGGCCGCCATGACCAGGTTGGCGGCATGGCAGCGCGGGTTGAGCACGGCGCGGGTGGTGGCGGTCACCGGCTCGACCGGCAAGACCCTGAGCAAGGATTTCATGGCGTCGGTCCTGGCACGGGCAGGCAGGACGGTCTCCTCCCAGGGCAGCTTCAACAACGAGATCGGGGTTCCCCTCACCCTGCTGTCCCTGCGCAAAGACACTTCTTTCCTGGTGCTGGAGATGGGCTCGCGGGGGAAAGGGCACATCGCGGAGCTGTGCGCGTTCGCGCGGCCGGAGGTGGGAGTGGTGACCAATATCGGGTGGACGCACATGCAGTTCTTCCGCACCCGCGACAACCTGGCCCGTGCGAAAGGGGAACTCCTGCAGTCCCTGCCCCGCCGTGGCAGGGCGGTGATCAACGCCGACGACGAATATGCCAAGTTCCTGCGCGGCCTCAGCCCGTGCCCGGTGGTCACCTTCGGGTACTCGCGCGCCGCCGACCTGCGGGCGGAGGACGTGCTTGTGGATAAATATGGGAAGGTAGTCTTCACCCTGAGGTCGAAAGGAGGTGGTGTGAAGAAAATCGCTGTGCCGTTGCCCGGCCGCCACAACGTGGAGAACGCGCTGGCGGCCGCGGCAGTAGGAAAGATCATGGGGGTTGACATGGAAAGCATCGCCGAGGGGATAGCCATGGCGGATACGACAGCATGGAGGATGGAGATGATCAGGAAACCGGAGGAGATCACCATCATCAACGACGCCTACAACGCCAACCCCGTGTCCATGCGCTCCGCCCTGATGGCCCTGGGAGAGATCTCTCGCCAGAAGAGGGCCATAGCCGTACTGGGCGACATGGGGGAACTGGGACCGGTATCGGAGAAGGCGCACCAGGAAGTGGGGAAGCAGGCCGTCGACTACGGCACCGATATCCTTATCACCGTGGGCAGGAAATCCCGTAAGACCGCCCAGGCGGCGCGGGAGAAGGGCCTGCCGCGGGGCAGCGTCTTCACCACCGACGGCGTGGACAAGGCGGCGGAGATACTGCGCGCCATCATCGAGCCGGGAGACGTCGTCCTCATCAAGGGTTCGCGCTTCCTGGGCCTGGAGAGGCTGGTGGACCTGGTGGCGTAG
- the mraY gene encoding phospho-N-acetylmuramoyl-pentapeptide-transferase, protein MLRVLAALLTGLIICIFGMPLLIGWLRRRGIGQFIREDGPQAHLAKQGTPTMGGVLIVLGALVGFLAWAQQLEAGTGFALGLALLCGGLLGFADDYTKLRYARSLGLKGRTKLLWQLALSIALAYLATQHFGVDTKLYWFRSDAVICDLGPLYYLLVFIMIIGASNAVNLTDGLDGLASGTAMLVLTAYILIAFTQFRNHQYLYYHVQGSLDIAIFCGALMGSCIGFLWWNSPPAYIFMGDTGSLALGCSLATVAILSKTELLLVVLGGLFVLETLSVAIQVLVYKATRKRVFRMAPLHHHFELKGWSEVTTLIRFWVVAGSFVGVGFILFYINYVGGK, encoded by the coding sequence TTGCTGAGGGTACTGGCCGCGTTATTGACTGGCCTTATCATCTGCATATTCGGCATGCCCCTGCTCATCGGCTGGCTGCGCAGGCGGGGCATCGGGCAGTTCATCCGCGAGGACGGGCCCCAGGCCCACCTGGCGAAACAGGGCACTCCCACCATGGGAGGCGTGCTCATCGTCCTCGGTGCGCTGGTGGGCTTCCTGGCTTGGGCGCAGCAGCTGGAGGCGGGCACGGGGTTCGCCCTGGGGCTGGCCCTGCTCTGCGGCGGGCTGCTGGGTTTTGCCGACGACTACACCAAGTTGCGCTACGCGCGATCCCTGGGCCTCAAGGGGCGCACCAAGCTGCTGTGGCAGCTGGCCTTGTCCATCGCCCTGGCCTACCTGGCCACGCAGCACTTCGGGGTGGACACCAAGCTCTACTGGTTCCGCTCGGATGCGGTCATCTGCGACCTCGGCCCCTTGTACTACCTGCTCGTCTTCATCATGATCATCGGGGCCTCCAACGCGGTGAACCTCACCGATGGACTGGACGGCCTGGCGTCGGGGACGGCCATGCTGGTATTGACCGCGTACATCCTCATCGCTTTCACGCAATTCCGCAACCACCAGTACCTCTATTATCACGTGCAGGGCTCGCTGGACATCGCCATCTTCTGCGGGGCGCTCATGGGCAGCTGCATCGGTTTTCTGTGGTGGAACTCGCCGCCGGCGTATATCTTCATGGGGGACACGGGTTCCCTGGCCCTGGGCTGCAGCCTGGCCACGGTGGCCATACTCTCCAAGACCGAACTGCTGCTGGTGGTCCTGGGCGGCCTCTTCGTCCTCGAGACCCTATCCGTCGCCATCCAGGTGCTGGTGTACAAGGCCACGCGCAAGAGGGTCTTCCGCATGGCGCCGCTGCACCACCATTTCGAACTCAAGGGGTGGTCGGAAGTGACCACGCTCATCAGGTTCTGGGTGGTGGCGGGGTCTTTTGTCGGAGTCGGCTTCATACTTTTCTATATAAATTATGTGGGGGGCAAGTAG
- the murD gene encoding UDP-N-acetylmuramoyl-L-alanine--D-glutamate ligase, with protein sequence MVEGKRARELRGIDTALVVGLGISGRAAADRLLREGMRVTVNDISTTEDVREAAEVLRERGAESVLGSHDLTLLDGVDVVVVSPGVTPRLPLLREAEARSIPVWSEVELAWRLTRARMVAVTGTNGKTTTVSMIAWICNQAGMPAVAAGNIGYPLITAVEEAGEGTLLVAEVSSFQLSHIVEFRPAVAVLLNIGEDHFDWHANMDEYVAAKGRMWLNQHGDDMVVCNLDDDACARAAAGAPVDVLFFSMRPLEQAAVFMSGDTMYFRQPGTYGDGEAAREIMPARELQLPGDHNLENAMAAAAAAIALGVDPRAAGEALAGFRALPHRLQYLGEAGGAAFYEDSKATNPHAALRALGAFAGPLVVILGGRNKGLGFDGLAAELIRRADLGEVRAVYLIGEAAGEIAAAFGEEKERVKMMVVPGLEDVFADLPRTARAGDTVLFSPACASFDRYRDYEERGRHFQELFAAYRAGGSDGG encoded by the coding sequence ATGGTCGAGGGGAAAAGAGCACGGGAGCTGCGGGGTATCGACACGGCACTGGTGGTCGGCCTGGGCATCTCGGGACGGGCCGCCGCGGACCGGCTGTTGCGCGAGGGGATGAGGGTGACCGTCAACGATATCTCCACTACGGAGGATGTGCGCGAGGCGGCCGAGGTATTGCGGGAACGCGGCGCGGAGAGTGTCCTCGGCAGCCACGACCTCACCCTGCTCGACGGCGTGGACGTGGTGGTAGTGAGCCCGGGCGTGACGCCACGGCTGCCCCTGCTGCGGGAGGCCGAGGCCAGGTCCATCCCGGTTTGGAGCGAGGTCGAGCTGGCCTGGAGGCTGACCCGCGCCAGGATGGTCGCGGTCACGGGCACCAACGGCAAGACCACCACGGTGAGCATGATCGCCTGGATCTGCAACCAGGCCGGCATGCCAGCCGTAGCCGCGGGCAATATCGGCTATCCGCTCATCACGGCGGTGGAGGAGGCGGGGGAAGGTACCCTGCTGGTGGCCGAGGTCTCCAGCTTCCAGCTCTCCCATATCGTGGAGTTCCGCCCCGCCGTCGCGGTGCTCCTGAACATAGGCGAGGACCATTTCGACTGGCATGCGAACATGGACGAGTACGTGGCAGCGAAAGGCCGCATGTGGTTAAACCAGCACGGAGACGACATGGTGGTATGCAACCTCGACGATGACGCATGCGCGCGGGCCGCGGCCGGTGCTCCCGTGGACGTGCTCTTCTTCTCCATGCGACCGCTCGAACAGGCGGCGGTGTTCATGAGCGGCGACACCATGTATTTCCGCCAGCCAGGGACGTATGGCGACGGGGAGGCGGCACGGGAGATCATGCCGGCGCGGGAACTGCAGCTGCCCGGGGACCACAACCTGGAGAACGCCATGGCGGCGGCGGCGGCGGCCATCGCCCTGGGCGTCGATCCGCGGGCGGCGGGAGAAGCCCTCGCGGGCTTCCGCGCCCTTCCACACCGCCTGCAGTACCTGGGCGAGGCGGGCGGAGCGGCCTTCTACGAGGACTCAAAGGCCACCAACCCCCATGCCGCGCTGCGCGCCCTCGGCGCCTTCGCGGGGCCGCTGGTGGTCATCCTGGGTGGGAGGAACAAGGGCCTGGGATTCGACGGGCTCGCCGCGGAGCTGATACGCCGTGCGGACCTGGGCGAGGTGAGGGCGGTATACCTCATCGGCGAGGCGGCCGGCGAGATAGCCGCCGCCTTTGGTGAAGAGAAAGAACGCGTGAAGATGATGGTGGTTCCGGGACTGGAGGATGTCTTCGCGGACCTGCCGCGTACCGCGAGGGCCGGGGACACGGTCCTCTTCAGCCCGGCCTGCGCGTCGTTCGACCGCTACCGGGACTACGAGGAAAGAGGAAGACATTTCCAGGAGTTGTTCGCCGCGTACAGGGCGGGGGGTAGCGACGGTGGGTGA
- the ftsW gene encoding putative lipid II flippase FtsW encodes MGEQAAARKGGARGKEPPRALVEARRRQERKTTATQTAPTPAARGNRTLRAVPAERPRQLPAAGGLTRNGYGILGISLIMFLYGMVMIFSASSGLALHTYGSSYYFLVRQAIWFAVGLVALAALAYTDYHRVAEFSPVLTVIALAALAAVPFIGTEAYGSKRSIIFGPIVIQPSEVAKLALLVFAVYIYSKRKDRMDDWRQIIMPVLAATAIACLLIILEPDLGTMLVVAISVYAVLWLAGTPPRKMAALALLGGSATLVFIFTSAYRKARFLAFLDPWSAPREGGFHIIQSMIALGSGNVTGLGLGMSRQKFFYLPNAHTDFIFSIIGEEAGLIGTLSVLLLFACFIYLGFRTAKGAPDRLGRLLAMGITCMLGVQALINMGAASGVLPITGITLPFFSYGGSSLVICMCLAGILINVSRQEGRATAAYDGRKARERGDMRRRDRRTSPPPARPGRGARIA; translated from the coding sequence GTGGGTGAGCAGGCGGCGGCGAGGAAAGGGGGCGCCAGGGGCAAGGAGCCCCCGCGGGCGCTGGTGGAGGCACGGCGGAGGCAGGAGAGGAAGACGACGGCCACGCAAACCGCACCCACGCCGGCCGCGCGCGGGAACAGGACCCTGCGCGCCGTCCCGGCGGAGCGGCCGCGGCAGCTCCCTGCGGCAGGAGGACTGACGCGCAACGGATACGGCATCCTCGGCATCTCGCTGATCATGTTCCTCTACGGCATGGTGATGATATTTTCCGCCAGCTCCGGACTTGCCCTGCACACCTACGGTTCGAGCTATTATTTCCTGGTGCGCCAGGCCATCTGGTTCGCGGTAGGGCTGGTCGCCCTGGCAGCCCTGGCCTATACCGACTATCACCGCGTGGCGGAGTTCTCCCCCGTGCTCACCGTCATCGCCCTGGCTGCCCTGGCGGCCGTGCCCTTCATCGGCACCGAGGCCTACGGCAGCAAGCGCTCCATCATCTTCGGGCCCATCGTCATACAGCCTTCGGAGGTCGCCAAGCTGGCCCTGCTGGTCTTCGCGGTCTATATCTACAGTAAGCGCAAGGACAGGATGGACGACTGGCGCCAGATAATCATGCCCGTCCTGGCGGCGACCGCCATCGCATGCCTGCTCATCATCCTCGAGCCCGACCTGGGTACCATGCTCGTGGTGGCTATCTCCGTCTACGCGGTATTGTGGCTGGCCGGGACGCCACCGCGCAAGATGGCCGCGCTGGCGCTGCTGGGGGGATCGGCCACGCTGGTGTTCATCTTCACGTCCGCTTACCGTAAGGCGCGCTTTCTTGCCTTCCTCGACCCCTGGAGCGCCCCCCGCGAGGGAGGCTTTCACATCATCCAGTCCATGATCGCCCTGGGCTCGGGTAACGTCACCGGGCTGGGGCTGGGTATGAGCCGGCAGAAGTTCTTCTATCTTCCCAATGCCCACACCGATTTCATCTTTTCCATCATCGGCGAGGAGGCGGGCCTCATCGGGACCCTGTCGGTATTGCTCCTCTTCGCCTGCTTCATATACCTCGGGTTCCGCACCGCCAAGGGTGCCCCGGACAGGTTGGGGCGGCTGCTGGCCATGGGGATAACCTGTATGCTGGGGGTACAGGCCTTGATCAACATGGGAGCGGCGTCCGGCGTCCTGCCCATAACCGGTATCACGCTGCCGTTTTTCAGTTACGGGGGTTCTTCGCTGGTGATTTGCATGTGCCTTGCAGGTATACTCATAAACGTCTCCCGCCAGGAAGGCAGGGCGACCGCGGCTTACGATGGGAGGAAAGCGCGTGAACGTGGCGATATGCGGAGGAGGGACCGGAGGACATCTCCACCCCCTGCTCGCCCTGGCAGAGGAGCTCGTATCGCATGA
- a CDS encoding UDP-N-acetylglucosamine--N-acetylmuramyl-(pentapeptide) pyrophosphoryl-undecaprenol N-acetylglucosamine transferase: MNVAICGGGTGGHLHPLLALAEELVSHDGVEVTLYLSRKSPSSALLEGKRVIPLEVSGFARRLDPTNLKAFIALLKAVAVCRREMKKDPPAVAAAFGGYASVPGAIAALSLRVPLVLHEQNAIPGMANRMLAPVARVIAVAFGVTLVKLPRWKKKAVVTGNPLLRQAAKGSVGEALRTFGLEAGRKTLAVVGGSQGAGTLNVAVLEALPAWSGRRDLQVVHAVGRDKYREFMEQAAKVDSGSLVYKPIEFIERMDLLYLVADLVVCRAGASTIAELAAAACASLLVPYPYATAAHQDANAEVLASVGAAVVVEDRQLDGDRLSVEVDALLGDVERLRCMREAAGKVGIPDAAARLAGLVLAQTREA; this comes from the coding sequence GTGAACGTGGCGATATGCGGAGGAGGGACCGGAGGACATCTCCACCCCCTGCTCGCCCTGGCAGAGGAGCTCGTATCGCATGACGGCGTGGAGGTCACGCTCTACCTGAGCCGCAAGTCCCCGTCCAGCGCCCTACTGGAAGGAAAGAGGGTCATACCCCTCGAGGTGAGCGGCTTCGCCCGCCGCCTGGACCCCACAAACCTCAAGGCCTTCATCGCGCTTCTCAAGGCCGTCGCGGTCTGCCGCCGCGAGATGAAGAAAGATCCCCCGGCGGTGGCTGCCGCATTTGGGGGCTATGCCAGCGTGCCCGGGGCCATCGCCGCGCTCAGCCTGCGCGTTCCCCTGGTCCTGCACGAGCAGAACGCCATCCCCGGCATGGCCAACCGCATGCTGGCCCCGGTGGCCAGGGTAATCGCCGTCGCCTTCGGGGTGACCCTGGTCAAGCTCCCAAGATGGAAGAAGAAGGCGGTGGTGACCGGCAACCCCCTGCTCAGGCAGGCGGCCAAGGGGTCGGTAGGGGAGGCGCTGCGGACCTTCGGCCTGGAGGCCGGGAGAAAGACCCTGGCTGTTGTGGGGGGGAGCCAGGGCGCGGGCACCCTCAACGTGGCGGTGCTCGAGGCGCTGCCCGCGTGGAGCGGCCGCCGCGACCTGCAGGTTGTCCACGCGGTGGGCAGGGACAAGTACCGGGAATTCATGGAGCAGGCGGCGAAGGTGGACAGCGGCTCCCTCGTCTACAAGCCTATAGAGTTCATAGAGCGCATGGACCTCCTCTACCTGGTAGCAGACCTGGTGGTGTGCCGCGCGGGGGCCTCGACCATCGCCGAGCTGGCCGCCGCGGCGTGCGCGTCGCTCCTGGTGCCCTATCCTTACGCCACCGCGGCACACCAGGACGCCAACGCCGAGGTCCTCGCCAGCGTGGGCGCAGCGGTGGTGGTGGAGGACCGGCAGCTGGACGGGGACCGTCTAAGCGTGGAGGTGGACGCGCTGTTGGGAGACGTGGAGAGGCTGCGGTGCATGCGCGAAGCGGCGGGAAAGGTGGGAATACCGGACGCCGCGGCCCGTCTGGCTGGACTGGTACTGGCGCAGACCCGGGAGGCATGA
- the murC gene encoding UDP-N-acetylmuramate--L-alanine ligase yields MEGNEKIHFVGIGGAGMSAIAVVLLARGIQVSGSDLKESRNTRRLQQMGALIHIGHHAENVDDADLVVASSAIPERNREIARARELGLEIIPRAAMLNMIMEEGRGIAVAGTHGKTTTTSMIAMIMREAGLDPTYVIGGELNDVGSGAHAGSGGYVIAEADESDGSFLFLRPWAEVITNIEEDHLDFFHDESEVRDYFQRFVSLLPQDGLLVYAGDDPGAASLRRQGPGRAVSFGEGEDNDFRSEGVELSPDGSSFRVSHCGRSLGRVDLGIPGEHNVRNAMAALALTLTIGVDFEVAARALEGFRGVQRRYQNMGEVAGIRLVDDYAHHPTEVMTTLKAAAMEGARRLVCIFQPHRYSRTAAMWQGFGDALLLADLVIVTDVYAAGEDPLPGVNGKLIVNAILEADPAKQVVYIPRRSQLGSAAASFLHGGDLVLTMGAGDITQCAAEIAGILDRESEGPCGPGES; encoded by the coding sequence GTGGAAGGAAACGAGAAGATACACTTCGTGGGCATCGGCGGCGCGGGCATGAGCGCCATCGCCGTGGTGCTCCTTGCGAGGGGCATACAGGTGAGCGGCTCAGACCTCAAGGAGTCGCGGAACACCCGGCGCCTGCAGCAGATGGGGGCGCTGATCCATATAGGCCACCACGCTGAGAACGTGGACGATGCCGACCTCGTGGTCGCCTCGTCGGCCATACCGGAGAGGAACCGCGAGATCGCACGGGCGCGCGAACTGGGGCTGGAGATCATCCCCCGTGCGGCCATGCTCAACATGATCATGGAGGAGGGAAGGGGCATCGCGGTGGCCGGCACCCACGGCAAGACCACCACCACGTCGATGATCGCCATGATCATGCGCGAGGCTGGGCTGGATCCCACCTACGTGATAGGGGGTGAGCTCAACGATGTGGGCAGTGGAGCCCATGCCGGCAGCGGCGGGTATGTCATCGCCGAGGCCGACGAGAGCGACGGGTCCTTTCTTTTCCTGCGGCCCTGGGCGGAGGTGATAACCAATATCGAGGAGGACCACCTCGACTTCTTCCACGACGAATCGGAGGTACGCGATTACTTCCAGCGCTTCGTCTCCCTGCTGCCACAGGACGGGCTGCTGGTGTATGCGGGTGACGACCCCGGTGCCGCTTCACTGCGGCGCCAGGGGCCGGGCCGTGCGGTGTCCTTCGGGGAAGGCGAGGACAACGATTTTCGCAGTGAGGGTGTAGAGCTGTCCCCAGATGGAAGCTCTTTCCGGGTCAGCCACTGCGGCCGGAGCCTGGGGCGGGTAGACCTGGGCATACCGGGAGAGCACAACGTGCGCAACGCCATGGCCGCCCTGGCGCTCACCCTGACCATAGGGGTGGATTTCGAGGTAGCGGCACGGGCGCTGGAGGGATTCCGGGGCGTCCAGCGGCGCTACCAGAACATGGGCGAGGTGGCGGGGATCAGGCTGGTCGACGATTATGCCCACCATCCTACGGAAGTGATGACCACGCTCAAGGCGGCGGCCATGGAAGGGGCACGCCGCCTGGTGTGCATCTTCCAGCCCCACCGTTACTCTCGCACCGCCGCCATGTGGCAGGGTTTCGGCGATGCGCTGCTCCTGGCGGACCTGGTGATAGTCACGGACGTCTATGCGGCGGGAGAGGACCCGCTCCCGGGCGTCAACGGAAAACTGATCGTCAATGCCATCCTGGAGGCCGATCCGGCAAAGCAGGTCGTGTACATCCCCAGGCGTTCGCAGCTGGGGAGCGCGGCGGCCTCGTTTCTGCACGGAGGAGACCTGGTCCTGACCATGGGGGCCGGGGACATCACCCAGTGCGCCGCGGAGATCGCCGGCATCCTGGACAGGGAGAGCGAAGGGCCCTGCGGGCCGGGGGAGAGTTGA
- the murB gene encoding UDP-N-acetylmuramate dehydrogenase, translating to MTDVAEVRERLRKGFAGTIREMVPLAEFTTFRIGGPASLLAVPEGREDLSLLLSAVGESGLPLLVLGRGSNVLVSDRGFDGVVVVVGKGLQRITRKGKCEVYVEGGCDLNRLINWAIEMGLGGLEDLAGIPASVGGAVRMNAGACGSTIGQSVTRVAVMGLEGYGVKVRELKRKDLDFSYRHSNIAEGHIVFEAGIELHEADAHSLYARRGEVMAWRRENQPLRQPSAGSVFRNPPGAAAGELIDGCGLKGTRIGGAMVSEMHANFIVNVGGARAEDVYRLIVRIKDEVMRREGVQLHEEIRLVGEMGEGVV from the coding sequence GTGACGGACGTAGCGGAGGTTCGCGAGCGGCTGCGGAAGGGGTTCGCCGGGACCATCAGGGAGATGGTCCCCCTGGCGGAGTTCACCACCTTCCGCATCGGCGGGCCCGCCTCCCTGCTGGCTGTCCCCGAGGGCCGCGAGGACCTCTCACTTCTGTTGTCGGCGGTCGGAGAATCGGGTCTGCCCCTGCTGGTGCTGGGGAGGGGGTCAAACGTACTCGTATCGGACCGCGGTTTCGACGGGGTGGTGGTGGTGGTGGGAAAAGGGCTGCAGAGGATCACCAGGAAAGGTAAATGTGAAGTTTACGTTGAGGGAGGCTGTGACCTGAACCGGCTGATAAACTGGGCCATCGAGATGGGCCTGGGGGGCCTGGAGGACCTGGCGGGGATCCCGGCGAGCGTGGGTGGAGCTGTGCGGATGAACGCAGGCGCCTGCGGCTCGACCATCGGCCAGTCGGTCACACGGGTGGCGGTGATGGGGTTGGAGGGGTACGGGGTGAAGGTGAGAGAACTGAAGCGAAAGGACCTCGACTTCTCCTACCGGCACAGCAATATCGCGGAAGGGCACATCGTCTTCGAAGCCGGTATTGAATTGCACGAGGCGGATGCGCACTCCCTGTACGCGCGACGTGGGGAGGTAATGGCGTGGCGGAGGGAGAACCAACCCTTGAGGCAGCCATCCGCGGGGAGCGTCTTCCGCAATCCGCCCGGGGCAGCCGCGGGCGAGCTCATCGACGGATGTGGCCTGAAGGGGACGCGCATCGGCGGGGCCATGGTCTCGGAGATGCATGCCAACTTCATCGTCAACGTCGGCGGCGCCAGGGCTGAAGACGTTTACCGCCTGATCGTGCGCATCAAGGACGAGGTGATGCGCAGGGAAGGCGTCCAGCTGCACGAGGAGATCAGGCTGGTGGGAGAGATGGGAGAGGGTGTGGTATGA
- a CDS encoding D-alanine--D-alanine ligase, which yields MSRVAVLKGGISAEREVSLRSGAAVSKALAELGHEVLEIDVGVEVVGQLLELRGKVDAAFVVLHGSMGEDGSIQSLLELLGIPYTGSGVAASAVALDKSMTKHVFRSQGIPVADDVVVTAAEVDASGLGEVARGVSLDLGFPCIAKPNCEGSTVGAGRAYNREELENAIAEALRYDDIVLVERYIEGREMTVGLLGEEPLLLPVLEVVASKGFYDYECKYTGGMTEYIVPAPIPEELARELQRLSLRAHRVLGCEGFSRIDFMLDDAGRPYCLEVNTIPGMTELSLIPKAAAAAGLSFNRVVEMVLDTARLKTDRGRRCAGDDQERREKDQP from the coding sequence ATGAGTCGAGTGGCGGTGCTCAAAGGAGGGATTTCGGCGGAGAGAGAGGTCTCGCTGCGTTCGGGGGCGGCGGTGTCGAAGGCGCTCGCGGAGCTCGGCCACGAGGTCCTGGAGATCGATGTGGGCGTGGAGGTCGTCGGCCAACTGCTCGAGTTACGCGGGAAAGTCGACGCGGCCTTCGTCGTGCTGCACGGGAGCATGGGCGAGGACGGTTCCATCCAGTCCCTGCTGGAACTGCTCGGCATCCCCTATACCGGGTCGGGGGTGGCGGCCAGCGCCGTGGCTCTCGACAAGAGCATGACCAAGCACGTCTTCCGGTCCCAGGGCATCCCGGTGGCTGACGACGTGGTTGTGACCGCAGCGGAGGTAGACGCTTCCGGGCTTGGCGAGGTGGCCAGGGGCGTATCCCTGGACCTCGGTTTCCCCTGCATCGCCAAACCGAACTGTGAGGGCTCCACCGTCGGTGCGGGCAGGGCCTACAACCGGGAGGAGCTGGAGAACGCCATCGCGGAGGCGCTGCGGTACGACGACATCGTGCTGGTGGAGCGCTATATCGAGGGCAGGGAGATGACCGTGGGCCTGCTGGGAGAGGAACCTTTGCTGCTTCCCGTCCTCGAGGTCGTGGCCAGCAAGGGTTTCTACGATTACGAATGCAAGTACACCGGGGGCATGACCGAGTACATCGTGCCCGCTCCCATCCCGGAGGAGCTGGCGCGGGAACTGCAGCGCCTCTCGCTCAGGGCCCACCGCGTCCTGGGGTGCGAGGGCTTTTCCCGCATCGACTTCATGCTCGACGATGCCGGCAGACCATATTGCCTGGAGGTGAACACCATCCCGGGGATGACCGAGTTGAGCCTGATACCAAAGGCGGCCGCCGCGGCAGGGCTTTCTTTCAACCGGGTGGTGGAGATGGTCCTGGACACGGCGCGGCTGAAGACCGACCGCGGCAGGAGATGTGCAGGAGACGACCAGGAGAGACGGGAAAAAGACCAGCCATGA